A part of Rhipicephalus microplus isolate Deutch F79 chromosome 8, USDA_Rmic, whole genome shotgun sequence genomic DNA contains:
- the LOC142768359 gene encoding uncharacterized protein LOC142768359, translating into MQVSTYLVKEAFNHDKDNVTLKAMPRLTASHLDPNGFEKMRVSLAFQLFGDHVLRCLYHYKGTIESSYGKGAIDALEAIFRMMNELIKVMTSRFKSEALCPNSKGAAALSNFFKYITNWEQHAVNGVGFISKSTAVGFRVTLSSILSLLQYVTKGLQYQYLMTAKLSQYPVENLFEIVRQSSGCNDHLTPEQFLITVNCLSFYSSARPVCGSSVEQVVLTALLDTGDVQLQQASLQETIEKQMALGDLGSLYDAACQEPTFPIEHHSLVQRNSNSRLVYHMAGYVAKKCVEMTGCDTFRALLLVPASEGTADTQSAFTSFFDKGGLLYPSKELFEFVNYLEGVFTGCFSMNRQHADSILDVLSFVMGKDKIIRCAAHEAEVKAKIIDLQLLVLSTRMVEKLVDLAQNQSIVK; encoded by the exons ATGCAGGTCTCTACATACTTGGTCAAAGAAGCCTTCAATCATGACAAAGATAACGTGACGCTAAAGGCAATGCCACGGTTGACCGCTAGTCATTTGGATCCAAATGGGTTTGAAAAAATGCGAGTCTCCCTTGCATTTCAGCTCTTTGGAGACCATGTGTTGCGTTGTCTATACCACTACAAAGGCACTATAGAGTCAAGTTATGGGAAAGGAGCCATAGATGCGTTAGAAGCAATCTTCAG AATGATGAATGAACTGATTAAGGTCATGACGTCTCGTTTCAAATCCGAAGCACTGTGTCCCAACTCAAAAGGAGCTGCTGCATTGTCAAACTTTTTCAAGTACATCACAAACTGGGAGCAGCACGCTGTCAACGGTGTTGGATTTATCAGCAAATCAACAGCTGTTGGCTTCCGGGTGACGCTGTCTAGCATACTGTCATTACTGCAGTATGTCACGAAGGGGCTTCAGTACCAGTACCTGATGACTGCAAAGCTAAGCCAATATCCGGTGGAAAACTTGTTCGAGATTGTGCGGCAGTCATCAGGCTGCAATGATCATCTGACACCAGAGCAGTTCCTGATTACGGTCAATTGCCTCAGTTTTTATAGTTCGGCAAGACCAGTGTGTGGTAGCAGTGTGGAGCAAGTGGTGTTGACTGCACTTCTGGACACTGGAGATGTACAGCTACAACAAGCAAGCTTGCAAGAAACAATTGAAAAGCAGATGGCACTAGGTGACCTCGGCAGTTTGTACGATGCTGCCTGCCAGGAGCCGACTTTCCCCATTGAGCATCACAGCCTCGTGCAAAGAAACAGCAACTCTCGTCTGGTTTACCACATGGCAGGCTATGTTGCCAAGAAGTGTGTGGAGATGACTGGGTGTGATACGTTCCGCGCCCTCCTGCTTGTTCCTGCGTCAGAAGGCACAGCGGATACACAGTCTGCGTTTACAAGTTTTTTCGACAAAGGTGGATTGCTCTATCCATCAAAAGAGCTGTTTGAATTCGTCAACTACCTAGAGGGCGTTTTCACGGGCTGCTTTAGCATGAACCGCCAGCATGCCGACAGCATTTTGGACGTGCTGTCATTTGTGATGGGCAAGGACAAAATTATTCGCTGCGCTGCACATGAAGCCGAAGTGAAAGCAAAGATT ATTGACCTGCAGTTGCTTGTTCTGTCGACACGAATGGTCGAGAAGCTTGTAGACTTGGCCCAGAACCAATCTATAGTAAAGTAG